A stretch of Elstera cyanobacteriorum DNA encodes these proteins:
- a CDS encoding DUF2269 family protein, translating to MDSYLLLKFIHVMSSTLLFGTGLGTAFHGWMAGRSRNLDATLVVNRNVVLADWIFTTPAVIVQPVTGVWMALQAGFPLTEGWLALAILLYFFVGACWLPVVWLQLQMHKMVKEAKAGDTPLPPRYVTYARWWFALGWPAFISVIGIFYLMIVKPDVGF from the coding sequence GTGGATAGCTATCTGCTCTTGAAATTCATTCACGTCATGAGCTCGACGCTGCTGTTCGGTACGGGCCTTGGCACAGCGTTTCATGGCTGGATGGCGGGGCGCAGCCGCAACCTCGACGCCACCTTGGTCGTGAACCGCAATGTTGTGTTAGCCGATTGGATTTTCACAACCCCTGCCGTGATCGTGCAGCCGGTAACAGGGGTGTGGATGGCGCTTCAGGCCGGGTTTCCGCTGACTGAAGGTTGGTTGGCGCTCGCTATTCTTCTGTATTTTTTTGTTGGCGCCTGCTGGTTGCCCGTCGTCTGGCTCCAGCTTCAGATGCATAAAATGGTGAAAGAGGCGAAGGCTGGGGACACGCCGCTGCCGCCGCGGTACGTAACCTATGCCCGCTGGTGGTTCGCGCTCGGCTGGCCCGCCTTTATCAGCGTCATCGGCATTTTCTATCTGATGATCGTCAAGCCAGACGTTGGGTTCTAG
- a CDS encoding (2Fe-2S)-binding protein: MVKLNVNGVDHQIEADADMPLLWAIRDIIGLTGTKFGCGMAQCGACTVHVDGEPTRACQTFIGDLDGRKITTVEGLAGKVAATVQKVWADLDVPQCGYCQSGQVMAATALLTANKKPTDADIDAAMSGNLCRCATYHRIRAGIHEAAKRLEA, from the coding sequence ATGGTGAAACTCAACGTCAACGGCGTCGATCATCAGATCGAAGCCGATGCGGATATGCCGCTCCTGTGGGCGATCCGCGATATCATCGGCCTGACCGGCACCAAATTCGGCTGCGGCATGGCGCAATGCGGCGCCTGCACCGTCCATGTGGATGGCGAGCCGACGCGCGCGTGCCAAACCTTCATCGGCGATCTCGACGGGCGCAAGATCACCACCGTTGAAGGCCTGGCCGGTAAGGTCGCGGCGACCGTGCAAAAGGTCTGGGCCGATCTCGACGTGCCGCAATGCGGCTATTGCCAGTCGGGGCAAGTGATGGCGGCGACGGCGCTGCTAACCGCCAATAAGAAGCCGACGGACGCGGATATCGACGCCGCCATGTCCGGCAACCTCTGCCGGTGCGCCACCTACCACCGCATCCGCGCCGGTATCCACGAAGCCGCCAAGCGCCTGGAGGCCTAA